The following are encoded together in the Leptospira langatensis genome:
- a CDS encoding helicase: protein MSGESVLLQELEKLELNDLKKTASLWNIPKLPFKEKNKNVKFLYDNFLDEFYLKGVLEKLTILQVNIYTSILKNKNVLTLGEISRKVNIPPINVEMELNLLRKYHLVYQRKNRERLTNNLDKYHAYEELAALVSLDQNLKGDKYKVSVEKLLERKKLTDISAEWKKATKAPAKIDSIRKFITHATSPEAYEASLQSLNELEKDTLIRIYLSGGAADADDIRSFIVMGRGKYESIIPALVEKGLVVDVCFVEEKFVRIFALPEELLKYIQHNPILPSVKKGTRQRQEKIATNELDFFLNTKKLLSYISRKGLVLAKSGKVKQADHKRTEQELLNPDISIFPEKSQIYQMELILPILKLLNLADIKGENIILRGDLEGFLAKDIFEIMKLVIHEVNEARMKRVNPPEVFQPTEMPFYDKMILDKCVNLIIKSKRIHLSVIFSNIIREHLIFSPGFRTKNFQTDLADLRKEIMSAIFYLHLFGLLEVEYPNRFLNLSKLGEYFFQTGELSNATEKGGITINPDFSVIAFPEKVSIYGIHLLKAFTELKDYDRVYTFVLTKEAYQLGILLGYKTTEFVDFLKASSKAELAQNLLFLLEDWGGNLPVVEVAEDCVLVRTKDQNVMELLLGQIKGKKIVLDEIGPTAVLVDKTRVQDVITVAEKLNLIINLTR, encoded by the coding sequence ATGAGCGGCGAATCGGTTTTATTGCAAGAATTAGAAAAACTCGAACTGAACGACCTAAAGAAGACCGCCTCTCTCTGGAACATTCCCAAGCTCCCGTTCAAAGAAAAGAACAAGAACGTTAAGTTCCTTTATGATAATTTCCTAGATGAATTCTATCTAAAGGGAGTTCTGGAGAAACTGACCATCCTCCAGGTGAATATCTATACTTCTATCTTGAAGAATAAGAATGTTCTCACCTTAGGAGAGATTTCCCGTAAAGTCAATATTCCTCCGATCAACGTGGAGATGGAGTTAAACCTTCTTCGCAAATATCATCTAGTCTATCAAAGAAAGAACAGAGAAAGACTGACCAATAACCTGGACAAGTACCATGCGTACGAGGAATTGGCGGCTCTTGTTTCCCTGGACCAAAACCTAAAGGGAGACAAGTATAAGGTCTCCGTCGAAAAGCTGTTAGAGCGCAAAAAGCTGACCGATATTTCCGCAGAATGGAAGAAGGCAACTAAGGCTCCAGCCAAGATAGACAGCATCCGCAAATTCATCACTCATGCGACTTCTCCGGAGGCTTATGAGGCGTCCCTTCAATCGTTAAACGAATTGGAAAAGGATACTCTGATCCGCATCTATTTGAGCGGTGGTGCAGCGGACGCAGACGATATTCGTAGCTTTATCGTGATGGGAAGGGGCAAATACGAATCCATCATCCCGGCTCTTGTAGAAAAGGGATTGGTTGTCGACGTTTGTTTCGTAGAAGAAAAGTTCGTTCGTATCTTCGCTCTTCCGGAAGAACTCCTAAAGTATATCCAACATAATCCTATTCTTCCTTCGGTGAAGAAGGGAACCCGTCAGAGACAGGAAAAGATCGCAACGAACGAGTTGGACTTCTTCCTAAATACCAAGAAGCTTCTTTCTTATATCAGCAGAAAGGGATTGGTGCTCGCAAAATCCGGCAAGGTAAAGCAAGCGGATCATAAGCGCACGGAACAAGAACTATTAAATCCGGACATCAGTATTTTCCCGGAGAAGAGTCAGATCTACCAAATGGAGCTGATCCTTCCTATATTAAAACTTTTGAATCTAGCGGATATCAAAGGGGAGAATATCATACTCAGAGGAGACCTGGAAGGATTCTTGGCAAAGGATATCTTCGAGATCATGAAGCTCGTGATCCATGAGGTGAACGAGGCAAGGATGAAACGGGTCAATCCTCCGGAAGTATTCCAGCCGACCGAGATGCCTTTCTACGATAAGATGATCTTGGACAAATGCGTGAACTTGATCATCAAGTCCAAGAGGATCCATCTTTCCGTTATCTTCTCCAATATTATCCGTGAGCATTTGATCTTTAGCCCTGGATTTAGGACCAAGAATTTCCAAACCGATCTGGCTGATCTACGTAAAGAGATCATGAGCGCGATCTTCTATCTGCATCTGTTCGGTCTTTTGGAAGTGGAATATCCGAACCGTTTCCTGAATCTTTCTAAGTTAGGCGAATACTTCTTCCAAACCGGAGAATTGTCCAATGCTACCGAGAAAGGTGGGATCACGATCAACCCAGACTTCTCCGTGATCGCATTCCCGGAGAAAGTATCCATCTATGGAATTCATCTATTAAAGGCGTTCACCGAACTCAAGGACTACGATCGTGTTTACACATTCGTTCTGACCAAGGAAGCGTATCAGCTCGGTATTCTACTCGGTTATAAGACAACTGAGTTCGTGGATTTCTTAAAGGCGTCCAGCAAGGCGGAACTCGCACAGAACCTTCTTTTCTTGTTAGAAGATTGGGGAGGGAATCTACCTGTAGTCGAAGTTGCCGAAGATTGCGTTCTGGTTCGTACCAAGGATCAGAATGTGATGGAACTTCTTCTCGGCCAGATCAAAGGCAAGAAGATCGTTCTGGATGAGATCGGTCCTACTGCGGTCCTTGTGGATAAAACTAGAGTGCAAGATGTGATCACAGTCGCTGAAAAACTGAATCTGATCATTAATTTGACTCGCTAA
- a CDS encoding DUF1566 domain-containing protein, which translates to MIFRHFCFVFILLFFFLSSFAGCRPENLQNSIQSALLQLLSQGLGIHTSSNPIIPGRTLSLNGTRVPPVIGTVLDPSNSGTAIGIATENALIPNLILLYNTNGQPFAVDANGDGNLDYYICIGSDGNVTLNTGTNCTGGQVVILPTHGFDTNLDGVADNQILADIASDSTLPSSLISPSQGLYGGAQSITITCSDNVAPGDIVYTTDGSLPTYAPLNGKVTNPPHALFSIGGAGDGIYTVRYRCRDFAGNVENAQSATYQINHNIPIISLSGALSSAYISTNSGAINSANFSWQASQSGAYSIRLNATGCSDGTVLNSGTATANSTIASSVLASQLSLGSNSVYICVTSGLTGHLALSISRDDSSPSITPNPGAGTFGSSPQNVQLNCNDSSGCKVAYTLDGSDPGIDPITGNVTSGALYSGSSISLSNGSTEVRSIARDNAGNVSSIQSSTYVINSAVATITVNAYVPASKAINSNSSATVELDWQSSASGFYKIYVGSSATCSSGTLATGTNVGGSVTANSQVTSILDNSNFVNGSNTVLICVANASLDPQYGSFSTTIIKDSVLPTVSSSTPANNGLGITVAPASLTIQFSEAMDASLIPNSDSNLCPATAPSTPATITAYVYDGLSMNCTDVSVKYTWADTNKTKLVVDLSWVNYPENTKVLLTFPNSYIKDLAGNSIASDVSIGFTTTKDPKKFKVLKTNQITCSDINGNPVPCSGTGQDGEYSSSKNFTRSYSSPTSIGSGYITTDNVTGLVWKTCALGWEVQTGTPDTCVKNSPYPGPWPFYNDNSQTTPLYSAVNACSALNSSNYANLSNWRLPTAAELSTLPTYGSPGSIAIDTNAFLSTSSALASTYWINFWTGTAFLGDPYYSWAIGFGDGSSTTSVKPTGDSIFCVSSSSSSAAQISYTINKTASVNNGTVTDNVTGLMWQMCTDDGSSGTNCGTGAAVSYTWDMALARCNSLSLLGKTWRLPNINELRSIMDYSKANPSIDATYFPGTLSNYYWSSTSYAPSPSNAWYIHFNRGLVSAFAAKSSSSFYVRCVTN; encoded by the coding sequence ATGATTTTCCGACATTTCTGTTTTGTTTTTATCCTTCTCTTCTTCTTTCTCTCTTCCTTTGCCGGTTGCAGGCCGGAAAACCTGCAGAATTCTATTCAATCCGCTCTTCTTCAATTGCTTTCCCAAGGGTTGGGAATCCATACATCATCGAATCCGATTATTCCGGGGAGAACTCTTAGTCTGAATGGAACCCGTGTTCCTCCTGTGATCGGTACTGTTCTGGACCCGAGTAACAGTGGAACTGCCATAGGGATCGCAACGGAGAACGCTTTAATTCCGAATCTGATCTTATTATATAATACGAATGGACAACCTTTTGCAGTAGATGCGAACGGTGACGGTAATTTGGACTATTATATCTGCATCGGGAGCGATGGGAATGTGACCCTGAACACAGGGACCAATTGCACCGGTGGTCAGGTTGTGATCTTACCGACTCACGGGTTTGACACGAATCTGGATGGAGTCGCTGATAATCAGATCTTGGCTGATATCGCTTCCGATTCTACTCTTCCGAGCAGTTTGATCAGTCCGAGCCAAGGTCTGTATGGAGGAGCCCAATCGATTACGATCACCTGTTCCGATAATGTTGCTCCAGGCGATATCGTATATACGACAGACGGTTCTCTTCCAACATACGCCCCCTTAAACGGTAAGGTCACAAATCCTCCGCATGCTTTATTCAGTATAGGCGGAGCTGGGGATGGCATTTATACTGTCAGATATAGATGCAGGGATTTTGCGGGAAATGTGGAGAACGCTCAGTCTGCTACTTATCAAATAAATCATAATATTCCGATTATCTCATTGTCCGGTGCTTTGAGTTCAGCGTATATCAGCACAAATTCCGGGGCGATCAACTCTGCGAATTTCTCCTGGCAGGCGAGCCAGTCCGGCGCGTATTCTATTCGTTTGAACGCAACCGGTTGTTCTGACGGAACGGTCTTGAATTCGGGAACTGCAACGGCGAATTCTACAATTGCCTCCAGTGTATTGGCAAGTCAGTTGAGCCTAGGCTCTAACTCTGTCTATATTTGTGTGACTTCCGGGCTAACAGGTCATTTGGCCTTATCGATTTCCAGAGACGATTCTAGTCCTTCTATTACCCCGAACCCAGGTGCTGGGACTTTCGGTTCTTCTCCCCAAAACGTTCAGTTGAATTGCAATGATTCGAGTGGTTGTAAGGTAGCATATACTTTGGATGGTTCCGATCCAGGAATAGATCCGATCACTGGAAATGTAACGAGTGGGGCTTTGTATTCGGGTTCTTCTATATCTCTTTCGAATGGTTCTACCGAGGTGAGATCGATTGCAAGGGATAATGCGGGAAATGTTTCCTCTATCCAAAGTTCGACATACGTTATTAACTCCGCTGTGGCAACGATAACGGTCAATGCATACGTTCCTGCGAGTAAGGCGATCAATTCTAATTCTTCCGCGACGGTCGAGTTGGATTGGCAATCGAGTGCATCCGGTTTTTATAAGATATATGTGGGAAGTTCGGCTACCTGCAGTTCAGGGACCTTGGCTACGGGGACGAATGTCGGCGGATCCGTAACTGCAAATTCTCAGGTGACTTCTATTTTAGATAATTCTAATTTTGTAAACGGTTCCAATACCGTTCTTATTTGTGTTGCGAATGCGAGTTTGGATCCTCAATACGGAAGCTTTAGTACTACGATCATTAAGGATAGTGTTCTACCTACCGTATCTTCTTCTACTCCTGCGAATAATGGATTGGGGATTACAGTCGCGCCGGCGAGTCTAACGATCCAATTTAGCGAAGCAATGGATGCGAGTCTGATCCCTAATTCCGATTCGAATCTTTGCCCTGCGACGGCTCCTTCTACTCCTGCGACGATCACCGCATATGTTTATGACGGTCTGAGTATGAATTGTACGGATGTTTCCGTGAAATATACTTGGGCAGATACGAATAAAACCAAGTTGGTTGTGGATCTTTCTTGGGTAAATTACCCTGAAAATACCAAGGTTTTACTAACATTCCCGAATAGCTATATCAAGGATCTGGCAGGAAATTCTATCGCTTCCGATGTGAGTATTGGATTTACTACTACCAAGGATCCTAAGAAATTCAAGGTTTTGAAAACGAATCAGATCACTTGCTCGGACATTAATGGGAATCCGGTTCCTTGTTCCGGGACCGGACAGGATGGGGAATATTCTTCCAGTAAGAATTTTACCAGGAGTTACTCTTCACCTACAAGCATAGGTTCCGGCTATATCACTACTGATAATGTAACAGGTCTCGTTTGGAAAACCTGCGCCTTAGGTTGGGAAGTGCAAACCGGTACTCCGGATACTTGCGTGAAAAATAGTCCGTACCCCGGTCCTTGGCCTTTCTATAACGATAATAGCCAAACGACCCCTCTTTACTCTGCGGTGAATGCTTGCTCCGCTTTGAATTCTTCCAATTACGCGAATCTCTCCAACTGGAGATTACCTACTGCAGCCGAGTTAAGCACTCTTCCGACATACGGTTCTCCTGGAAGTATTGCGATCGATACAAATGCTTTCTTAAGTACATCTAGTGCTTTGGCATCTACCTATTGGATCAATTTCTGGACAGGTACTGCGTTCTTAGGAGATCCTTATTACTCTTGGGCCATTGGTTTTGGGGACGGATCTTCTACTACATCCGTTAAGCCTACTGGGGATAGTATCTTCTGTGTTTCTTCTTCCAGTTCTTCTGCTGCGCAAATATCGTACACGATCAATAAGACCGCAAGCGTCAACAACGGAACCGTTACGGATAATGTAACAGGACTTATGTGGCAGATGTGTACGGATGACGGGAGTTCCGGAACAAATTGCGGAACTGGTGCTGCCGTATCATACACTTGGGATATGGCGCTCGCTAGATGCAACTCTTTGAGCTTACTCGGAAAGACTTGGAGATTGCCGAATATCAATGAGTTAAGATCGATAATGGATTACTCAAAGGCTAATCCTTCCATCGATGCAACCTATTTCCCAGGAACATTATCGAATTATTATTGGTCTTCTACGTCTTACGCTCCTTCTCCTTCAAATGCATGGTACATCCACTTCAATCGAGGCCTAGTAAGTGCTTTTGCCGCGAAGAGTTCTAGTAGTTTCTACGTTCGTTGTGTAACGAATTAG
- a CDS encoding TolC family protein gives MARILSDKVFFLRVRSHARFLRSTNRFVLFSFVFLSYPVFSESSAALPNRGNITRVRLPINLDQAILIGTTNNVILRTLDSKKEISKMVITERWREFLPKVGVQYLGLRNVNTGSIDNLYNDVRLTVQQLVFDGGEAGLQVEIAKMNDVLNEQDFKINAAKVKLEIQKSYMKALAAKGKILLGRKSIEKMEESLKKAKVEFSQGLITKVQLMEATNKIKQAQFTFLKYKNESNQSLLELKQVLSLDYHVDLDLEENIYTDISISEPKFDVEETIIRAINTREDLKKSQVVVRKLKNEKKIADNYWIPKIYLGGYAGKNGNDFPLRHDIYGLNFNLVIPFGSSVVQSNGSLGVQKDGTGIQTYPGFGNQTVGPGLNGYESSSIKFFDNLAYSRKIVEGEVQLAEALLNFKNLENQVAVEVQKSLDRSVEAWELLKISNSRVLLQWESLKISNTKLNVGQSKKEELLNSELEFVRSEQELTDSLVNYMISCYEAAHVANLDVTQKKLIRIQKGKGNSLIGALLQNKDTKSVAGLDSADPMKTDSFPGAN, from the coding sequence ATGGCACGGATTCTTTCCGATAAAGTTTTCTTTCTTCGTGTGAGGAGTCACGCTCGCTTTCTTAGATCTACGAATCGATTTGTATTATTCTCTTTTGTCTTTTTAAGCTATCCAGTATTTTCTGAATCTTCCGCTGCTTTGCCAAACCGTGGGAATATTACCCGGGTCCGTTTGCCTATCAATTTAGATCAGGCCATCCTGATCGGTACAACGAATAATGTGATCCTAAGGACCTTGGATTCTAAGAAAGAGATCTCTAAGATGGTGATCACAGAAAGATGGAGAGAGTTTTTGCCCAAGGTAGGCGTTCAATATCTTGGTCTGCGGAACGTTAATACCGGCTCCATCGACAACCTGTACAACGACGTTCGATTGACTGTACAACAATTGGTTTTTGACGGTGGAGAGGCGGGGCTCCAAGTAGAGATCGCCAAAATGAACGATGTACTGAACGAACAGGATTTTAAGATCAATGCTGCCAAAGTCAAGCTGGAGATCCAAAAGTCATATATGAAGGCTTTGGCCGCCAAGGGAAAGATCCTGCTCGGCCGCAAATCCATCGAGAAAATGGAAGAATCCCTAAAAAAGGCAAAGGTTGAATTTAGCCAGGGACTCATCACAAAAGTGCAATTGATGGAGGCTACGAATAAGATCAAGCAGGCCCAATTCACTTTCCTAAAATACAAGAACGAATCCAATCAATCTCTTTTAGAACTCAAGCAAGTGCTATCTTTGGATTATCATGTGGATCTGGATCTTGAGGAAAATATCTATACGGACATCTCTATCTCCGAGCCTAAGTTCGATGTGGAAGAAACCATTATTCGAGCGATCAATACTAGAGAAGATCTAAAGAAATCCCAGGTCGTTGTTCGTAAACTGAAGAACGAAAAGAAGATCGCGGATAATTATTGGATCCCTAAGATCTATCTAGGCGGTTATGCCGGTAAGAACGGTAACGATTTCCCTCTTCGTCATGATATTTACGGTCTGAATTTTAATTTGGTCATTCCATTCGGAAGTAGCGTTGTTCAGTCCAATGGAAGTTTGGGTGTCCAGAAGGACGGAACCGGTATCCAAACCTATCCAGGGTTCGGTAACCAAACGGTTGGTCCCGGATTGAACGGTTACGAATCTAGCTCCATTAAGTTTTTTGATAATTTGGCATACTCCAGAAAGATCGTGGAGGGCGAGGTCCAGTTAGCTGAGGCTCTTCTGAATTTTAAGAATTTGGAAAATCAAGTGGCGGTAGAAGTACAGAAAAGCCTGGATAGATCGGTAGAGGCTTGGGAACTCCTTAAGATCTCCAATTCCAGAGTGCTTCTTCAATGGGAATCATTAAAAATAAGTAATACTAAATTGAATGTTGGCCAATCCAAGAAGGAAGAACTTTTGAATTCCGAATTGGAGTTTGTTCGCTCCGAGCAGGAACTAACGGATTCTCTCGTTAACTATATGATCAGTTGTTACGAAGCGGCTCATGTTGCGAATCTGGACGTAACTCAGAAGAAATTAATTCGAATACAAAAAGGAAAGGGGAATTCTTTGATCGGTGCCTTATTGCAGAATAAGGATACTAAGTCCGTTGCCGGATTGGACTCGGCGGACCCGATGAAGACTGACTCTTTTCCAGGTGCAAATTGA